Proteins encoded within one genomic window of Ursus arctos isolate Adak ecotype North America unplaced genomic scaffold, UrsArc2.0 scaffold_7, whole genome shotgun sequence:
- the LRRC27 gene encoding leucine-rich repeat-containing protein 27 isoform X1, protein MEGSSSCKVPPGAADPDSCAAQVRSTPAALSREVHKAVKGVIFSSSSILDLSQSGLRHLGEIFKIPNLKQLHLQRNALCEIPKDFFQLLPNLTWLDLRYNRIKALPSGIGSHKHLKTLLLERNPIKMLPVELVVSMFLGGITFGLSYLVDERPGSYTDVCLQSRVSSRSALLTPWSSGALATFRGSAYVLLLHRPLQAPDFIVLLSDRQRNVTSLKALNLRHCPLEFPGPLVVQKGLGAILAFLQIYAAQHSAPQDLTSRAISPVTTMSLSELSQPSLYLSEEETVPDPDAINSQDQNGLLQEKADFFPPVEKLDLSELRKSADSSEDWPGEEEIKRFWKLRQELVEHEQAEVLANQLLAMELPPNLRAALNTKDGEHASPRRVFSVCHPRLSGHRKGCDCRRKTPSVRSVLPALAPPQRAGLPTRRPRESRAVADRERREKQAVVEQWRRDEQAPREWRERARTRRTAEEVPSKPLPPWRSLGTSKIPFPTDLIDNEKMPVNPPGKMRPSKEKSSRASKHKSAFREQRLEESLRQHIQKAQEGRKGLQGMEPLEGIRPAARDSESARKLQDEVRKLRLGPTWARSRQFTALAGQLPLQPRAPRPWNILFNMK, encoded by the exons ATGGAAGGAAGCAGCTCCTGCAAGGTTCCCCCCGGGGCGGCCGACCCGGACAGCTGCGCTGCTCAAGTTAGGAGCACGCCTGCTGCCCTCTCCAGAGAGGTTCACAAGGCTGTGAAGGGGGTCATCTTTTCTTCCTCGTCGATTTTAGACTTGAGTCAAAGTGGTCTTCGCCATTTAGGAGAGATCTTTAAAATTCCCAACCTTAAA CAATTGCATCTTCAAAGAAATGCCCTCTGCGAGATTCCTAAAGATTTCTTCCAGTTACTGCCAAACCTGACTTGGCTGGACCTCCGCTATAACAGAATTAAAGCGCTTCCTTCTGGGATTGGGTCTCACAA gcaTTTGAAAACTTTGCTTTTAGAAAGAAATCCTATCAAAATGTTACCTGTGGAGCTGG tgGTTTCCATGTTTCTAGGTGGGATTACCTTTGGCTTATCTTACTTGGTTGATGAACGTCCTGGAAGTTACACTGATGTCTGTCTCCAAAGCCGGGTGTCCTCACGTAGCGCTCTGCTCACGCCCTGGTCCTCTGGGGCTCTCGCTACGTTCCGTGGGTCAGCATACGTGCTGCTGCTCCACAGGCCTCTGCAGGCTCCTGATTTCATCGTTCTTCTCTCTGATCGTCAGA GGAACGTGACCTCACTGAAAGCGCTGAACCTGAGACACTGTCCTCTGGAGTTCCCCGGTCCGCTCGTGGTGCAGAAGGGACTGGGCGCTATCCTGGCCTTCCTGCAGATCTACGCTGCCCAGCATTCTGCCCCCCAAGATTTAACTTCCCGAG CGATCTCACCAGTTACAACGATGAGCCTAAGTGAGCTGTCACAGCCCTCGTTGTATTTATCTGAAGAAGAAACTGTGCCTGACCCAGATGCCATTAATTCCCAGGATCAGAATGGGTTGTTACAAGAAAAGGCAGACTTTTTCCCGCCTGTTGAGAAGCTAGACCTGAGTGAGCTGAGAAAGTCCGCCGACTCCTCGGAAGACTGGCCGGGTGAGGAAGAAATCAAGCGCTTCTGGAAGCTGAGGCAGGAGCTCGTTGAGCACGAACAGGCCGAAGTGCTCGCAAACCAGCTCCTAGCGATGGAGTTACCTCCAAATCTCAGGGCGGCGCTGAACACGAAGGATGGAGAGCACGCCAGCCCGAGACGCGTGTTCAG CGTGTGCCATCCGAGGCTGAGTGGGCATCGCAAGGGCTGTGATTGTAGAAGGAAGACACCCTCCGTCAGGAGTGTCCTACCTGCCCTGGCACCACCGCAGCGCGCGGGGCTTCCCACCAGGAGGCCCCGGGAGAGCAGGGCCGTGGCCGACCGGGAGCGCCGGGAGAAGCAGGCGGTGGTGGAGCAGTGGAGACG AGATGAACAAGCACCGCGGGAGTGGAGGGAGCGCGCCCGGACCAGGAGGACCGCGGAGGAAGTGCCGAGCAAGCCCCTGCCTCCGTGGCGAAGTCTG GGGACCTCAAAGATTCCCTTTCCCACGGATTTGATAGATAATGAGAAAATGCCCGTGAATCCACCCGGGAAAATGAGGCCAAGCAAAGAGAAGTCATCACGAGCAAGTAAACACAAGAG TGCCTTCCGAGAGCAGCGTCTAGAAGAAAGCCTAAGACAGCACATTCAGAAAGCACAAGAAGGCAGGAAAGGGCTTCAGGGGATGGAGCCACTGGAGGGAATCAGGCCGGCTGCACGGGACTCGGAGAGC GCTAGAAAGCTGCAAGAcgaagtgaggaaactgagactgggACCGACCTGGGCTAGAAGCCGCCAGTTCACAGCTCTGGCTGGCCAGCTGCCACTCCAGCCCCGTGCACCTCGGCCTTGGAATATACTGTTTAACATGAAATAG
- the LRRC27 gene encoding leucine-rich repeat-containing protein 27 isoform X3 produces MEGSSSCKVPPGAADPDSCAAQVRSTPAALSREVHKAVKGVIFSSSSILDLSQSGLRHLGEIFKIPNLKQLHLQRNALCEIPKDFFQLLPNLTWLDLRYNRIKALPSGIGSHKHLKTLLLERNPIKMLPVELGNVTSLKALNLRHCPLEFPGPLVVQKGLGAILAFLQIYAAQHSAPQDLTSRAISPVTTMSLSELSQPSLYLSEEETVPDPDAINSQDQNGLLQEKADFFPPVEKLDLSELRKSADSSEDWPGEEEIKRFWKLRQELVEHEQAEVLANQLLAMELPPNLRAALNTKDGEHASPRRVFSVCHPRLSGHRKGCDCRRKTPSVRSVLPALAPPQRAGLPTRRPRESRAVADRERREKQAVVEQWRRDEQAPREWRERARTRRTAEEVPSKPLPPWRSLGTSKIPFPTDLIDNEKMPVNPPGKMRPSKEKSSRASKHKSAFREQRLEESLRQHIQKAQEGRKGLQGMEPLEGIRPAARDSESARKLQDEVRKLRLGPTWARSRQFTALAGQLPLQPRAPRPWNILFNMK; encoded by the exons ATGGAAGGAAGCAGCTCCTGCAAGGTTCCCCCCGGGGCGGCCGACCCGGACAGCTGCGCTGCTCAAGTTAGGAGCACGCCTGCTGCCCTCTCCAGAGAGGTTCACAAGGCTGTGAAGGGGGTCATCTTTTCTTCCTCGTCGATTTTAGACTTGAGTCAAAGTGGTCTTCGCCATTTAGGAGAGATCTTTAAAATTCCCAACCTTAAA CAATTGCATCTTCAAAGAAATGCCCTCTGCGAGATTCCTAAAGATTTCTTCCAGTTACTGCCAAACCTGACTTGGCTGGACCTCCGCTATAACAGAATTAAAGCGCTTCCTTCTGGGATTGGGTCTCACAA gcaTTTGAAAACTTTGCTTTTAGAAAGAAATCCTATCAAAATGTTACCTGTGGAGCTGG GGAACGTGACCTCACTGAAAGCGCTGAACCTGAGACACTGTCCTCTGGAGTTCCCCGGTCCGCTCGTGGTGCAGAAGGGACTGGGCGCTATCCTGGCCTTCCTGCAGATCTACGCTGCCCAGCATTCTGCCCCCCAAGATTTAACTTCCCGAG CGATCTCACCAGTTACAACGATGAGCCTAAGTGAGCTGTCACAGCCCTCGTTGTATTTATCTGAAGAAGAAACTGTGCCTGACCCAGATGCCATTAATTCCCAGGATCAGAATGGGTTGTTACAAGAAAAGGCAGACTTTTTCCCGCCTGTTGAGAAGCTAGACCTGAGTGAGCTGAGAAAGTCCGCCGACTCCTCGGAAGACTGGCCGGGTGAGGAAGAAATCAAGCGCTTCTGGAAGCTGAGGCAGGAGCTCGTTGAGCACGAACAGGCCGAAGTGCTCGCAAACCAGCTCCTAGCGATGGAGTTACCTCCAAATCTCAGGGCGGCGCTGAACACGAAGGATGGAGAGCACGCCAGCCCGAGACGCGTGTTCAG CGTGTGCCATCCGAGGCTGAGTGGGCATCGCAAGGGCTGTGATTGTAGAAGGAAGACACCCTCCGTCAGGAGTGTCCTACCTGCCCTGGCACCACCGCAGCGCGCGGGGCTTCCCACCAGGAGGCCCCGGGAGAGCAGGGCCGTGGCCGACCGGGAGCGCCGGGAGAAGCAGGCGGTGGTGGAGCAGTGGAGACG AGATGAACAAGCACCGCGGGAGTGGAGGGAGCGCGCCCGGACCAGGAGGACCGCGGAGGAAGTGCCGAGCAAGCCCCTGCCTCCGTGGCGAAGTCTG GGGACCTCAAAGATTCCCTTTCCCACGGATTTGATAGATAATGAGAAAATGCCCGTGAATCCACCCGGGAAAATGAGGCCAAGCAAAGAGAAGTCATCACGAGCAAGTAAACACAAGAG TGCCTTCCGAGAGCAGCGTCTAGAAGAAAGCCTAAGACAGCACATTCAGAAAGCACAAGAAGGCAGGAAAGGGCTTCAGGGGATGGAGCCACTGGAGGGAATCAGGCCGGCTGCACGGGACTCGGAGAGC GCTAGAAAGCTGCAAGAcgaagtgaggaaactgagactgggACCGACCTGGGCTAGAAGCCGCCAGTTCACAGCTCTGGCTGGCCAGCTGCCACTCCAGCCCCGTGCACCTCGGCCTTGGAATATACTGTTTAACATGAAATAG
- the LRRC27 gene encoding leucine-rich repeat-containing protein 27 isoform X6, producing the protein MEGSSSCKVPPGAADPDSCAAQVRSTPAALSREVHKAVKGVIFSSSSILDLSQSGLRHLGEIFKIPNLKQLHLQRNALCEIPKDFFQLLPNLTWLDLRYNRIKALPSGIGSHKHLKTLLLERNPIKMLPVELGNVTSLKALNLRHCPLEFPGPLVVQKGLGAILAFLQIYAAQHSAPQDLTSRAISPVTTMSLSELSQPSLYLSEEETVPDPDAINSQDQNGLLQEKADFFPPVEKLDLSELRKSADSSEDWPGEEEIKRFWKLRQELVEHEQAEVLANQLLAMELPPNLRAALNTKDGEHASPRRVFSVCHPRLSGHRKGCDCRRKTPSVRSVLPALAPPQRAGLPTRRPRESRAVADRERREKQAVVEQWRRDEQAPREWRERARTRRTAEEVPSKPLPPWRSLGLCTSSSSALACWASTFPRVLRAHAAASEGSVASRLAQAPWLPTSCWPAMSWCRCPPPGSLLGQPLASRARHTGFMVHARLCLLSVGPIPEPSALPEC; encoded by the exons ATGGAAGGAAGCAGCTCCTGCAAGGTTCCCCCCGGGGCGGCCGACCCGGACAGCTGCGCTGCTCAAGTTAGGAGCACGCCTGCTGCCCTCTCCAGAGAGGTTCACAAGGCTGTGAAGGGGGTCATCTTTTCTTCCTCGTCGATTTTAGACTTGAGTCAAAGTGGTCTTCGCCATTTAGGAGAGATCTTTAAAATTCCCAACCTTAAA CAATTGCATCTTCAAAGAAATGCCCTCTGCGAGATTCCTAAAGATTTCTTCCAGTTACTGCCAAACCTGACTTGGCTGGACCTCCGCTATAACAGAATTAAAGCGCTTCCTTCTGGGATTGGGTCTCACAA gcaTTTGAAAACTTTGCTTTTAGAAAGAAATCCTATCAAAATGTTACCTGTGGAGCTGG GGAACGTGACCTCACTGAAAGCGCTGAACCTGAGACACTGTCCTCTGGAGTTCCCCGGTCCGCTCGTGGTGCAGAAGGGACTGGGCGCTATCCTGGCCTTCCTGCAGATCTACGCTGCCCAGCATTCTGCCCCCCAAGATTTAACTTCCCGAG CGATCTCACCAGTTACAACGATGAGCCTAAGTGAGCTGTCACAGCCCTCGTTGTATTTATCTGAAGAAGAAACTGTGCCTGACCCAGATGCCATTAATTCCCAGGATCAGAATGGGTTGTTACAAGAAAAGGCAGACTTTTTCCCGCCTGTTGAGAAGCTAGACCTGAGTGAGCTGAGAAAGTCCGCCGACTCCTCGGAAGACTGGCCGGGTGAGGAAGAAATCAAGCGCTTCTGGAAGCTGAGGCAGGAGCTCGTTGAGCACGAACAGGCCGAAGTGCTCGCAAACCAGCTCCTAGCGATGGAGTTACCTCCAAATCTCAGGGCGGCGCTGAACACGAAGGATGGAGAGCACGCCAGCCCGAGACGCGTGTTCAG CGTGTGCCATCCGAGGCTGAGTGGGCATCGCAAGGGCTGTGATTGTAGAAGGAAGACACCCTCCGTCAGGAGTGTCCTACCTGCCCTGGCACCACCGCAGCGCGCGGGGCTTCCCACCAGGAGGCCCCGGGAGAGCAGGGCCGTGGCCGACCGGGAGCGCCGGGAGAAGCAGGCGGTGGTGGAGCAGTGGAGACG AGATGAACAAGCACCGCGGGAGTGGAGGGAGCGCGCCCGGACCAGGAGGACCGCGGAGGAAGTGCCGAGCAAGCCCCTGCCTCCGTGGCGAAGTCTG ggcctttgcacaagcaGCTCCTCTGCCCTTGCCTGCTGGGCCTCCACTTTTCCACGAGTCCTCAGAGCACATGCAGCAGCTTCGGAAGGTTCCGTTGCTTCTAGACTTGCACAAGCTCCTTGGCTCCCAACCTCCTGCTGGCCAGCAATGTCCTGGTGCCGTTGTCCCCCGCCAGGCTCCCTCCTCGGCCAGCCTCTGGCTTCTCGGGCCAGACACACAGGATTCATGGTCCATGCCAGGCTCTGCCTGCTGTCCGTCGGCCCGATTCCAGAACCTTCAGCCCTCCCTGAGTGCTGA
- the LRRC27 gene encoding leucine-rich repeat-containing protein 27 isoform X2, translating to MEGSSSCKVPPGAADPDSCAAQVRSTPAALSREVHKAVKGVIFSSSSILDLSQSGLRHLGEIFKIPNLKQLHLQRNALCEIPKDFFQLLPNLTWLDLRYNRIKALPSGIGSHKHLKTLLLERNPIKMLPVELGNVTSLKALNLRHCPLEFPGPLVVQKGLGAILAFLQIYAAQHSAPQDLTSRAISPVTTMSLSELSQPSLYLSEEETVPDPDAINSQDQNGLLQEKADFFPPVEKLDLSELRKSADSSEDWPGEEEIKRFWKLRQELVEHEQAEVLANQLLAMELPPNLRAALNTKDGEHASPRRVFSVCHPRLSGHRKGCDCRRKTPSVRSVLPALAPPQRAGLPTRRPRESRAVADRERREKQAVVEQWRRDEQAPREWRERARTRRTAEEVPSKPLPPWRSLVGSGLPPVDLLVSPYQERLCREILPPHLAHIAFVHLNKPMFCYLQKKKDSGIFLSACGIVGGHSHFRSPCGWGPESCLCGQAPGPQGARWGRNRGLSQRIRSLVPYLRSLRRRPFSGDRRAVRSLKHVLYPNPLSSLQTVRVTAKPQRLWRRPRFPPFTL from the exons ATGGAAGGAAGCAGCTCCTGCAAGGTTCCCCCCGGGGCGGCCGACCCGGACAGCTGCGCTGCTCAAGTTAGGAGCACGCCTGCTGCCCTCTCCAGAGAGGTTCACAAGGCTGTGAAGGGGGTCATCTTTTCTTCCTCGTCGATTTTAGACTTGAGTCAAAGTGGTCTTCGCCATTTAGGAGAGATCTTTAAAATTCCCAACCTTAAA CAATTGCATCTTCAAAGAAATGCCCTCTGCGAGATTCCTAAAGATTTCTTCCAGTTACTGCCAAACCTGACTTGGCTGGACCTCCGCTATAACAGAATTAAAGCGCTTCCTTCTGGGATTGGGTCTCACAA gcaTTTGAAAACTTTGCTTTTAGAAAGAAATCCTATCAAAATGTTACCTGTGGAGCTGG GGAACGTGACCTCACTGAAAGCGCTGAACCTGAGACACTGTCCTCTGGAGTTCCCCGGTCCGCTCGTGGTGCAGAAGGGACTGGGCGCTATCCTGGCCTTCCTGCAGATCTACGCTGCCCAGCATTCTGCCCCCCAAGATTTAACTTCCCGAG CGATCTCACCAGTTACAACGATGAGCCTAAGTGAGCTGTCACAGCCCTCGTTGTATTTATCTGAAGAAGAAACTGTGCCTGACCCAGATGCCATTAATTCCCAGGATCAGAATGGGTTGTTACAAGAAAAGGCAGACTTTTTCCCGCCTGTTGAGAAGCTAGACCTGAGTGAGCTGAGAAAGTCCGCCGACTCCTCGGAAGACTGGCCGGGTGAGGAAGAAATCAAGCGCTTCTGGAAGCTGAGGCAGGAGCTCGTTGAGCACGAACAGGCCGAAGTGCTCGCAAACCAGCTCCTAGCGATGGAGTTACCTCCAAATCTCAGGGCGGCGCTGAACACGAAGGATGGAGAGCACGCCAGCCCGAGACGCGTGTTCAG CGTGTGCCATCCGAGGCTGAGTGGGCATCGCAAGGGCTGTGATTGTAGAAGGAAGACACCCTCCGTCAGGAGTGTCCTACCTGCCCTGGCACCACCGCAGCGCGCGGGGCTTCCCACCAGGAGGCCCCGGGAGAGCAGGGCCGTGGCCGACCGGGAGCGCCGGGAGAAGCAGGCGGTGGTGGAGCAGTGGAGACG AGATGAACAAGCACCGCGGGAGTGGAGGGAGCGCGCCCGGACCAGGAGGACCGCGGAGGAAGTGCCGAGCAAGCCCCTGCCTCCGTGGCGAAGTCTG GTGGGCTCTGGTCTGCCGCCGGTGGACCTGCTGGTGTCTCCCTATCAGGAACGTCTGTGCCGAGAGATCCTGCCACCTCACCTTGCCCACATTGCCTTTGTCCATTTAAACAAACCAATGTTTTgttaccttcaaaaaaaaaaagacagtggaaTCTTTTTATCTGCATGCGGGATCGTGGGAGGACACTCACATTTCAGAAGCCCATGTGGTTGGGGTCCTGAATCCTGCCTGTGTGGCCAGGCCCCGGGTCCTCAGGGTGCCAGGTGGGGCCGGAACCGTGGCCTTTCCCAGCGAATCCGTTCGCTCGTTCCTTACCTGCGCTCCTTACGAAGGAGACCTTTCTCGGGAGACAGGAGAGCAGTTCGTTCTCTCAAACACGTTCTGTACCCAAACCCCTTGTCTTCTCTGCAAACTGTTAGAGTGACAGCAAAGCCACAGAGACTTTGGAGGAGACCACGCTTCCCGCCCTTCACCTTGTGA
- the LRRC27 gene encoding leucine-rich repeat-containing protein 27 isoform X5 encodes MEGSSSCKVPPGAADPDSCAAQVRSTPAALSREVHKAVKGVIFSSSSILDLSQSGLRHLGEIFKIPNLKQLHLQRNALCEIPKDFFQLLPNLTWLDLRYNRIKALPSGIGSHKHLKTLLLERNPIKMLPVELVVSMFLGGITFGLSYLVDERPGSYTDVCLQSRVSSRSALLTPWSSGALATFRGSAYVLLLHRPLQAPDFIVLLSDRQRNVTSLKALNLRHCPLEFPGPLVVQKGLGAILAFLQIYAAQHSAPQDLTSRAISPVTTMSLSELSQPSLYLSEEETVPDPDAINSQDQNGLLQEKADFFPPVEKLDLSELRKSADSSEDWPGEEEIKRFWKLRQELVEHEQAEVLANQLLAMELPPNLRAALNTKDGEHASPRRVFSVCHPRLSGHRKGCDCRRKTPSVRSVLPALAPPQRAGLPTRRPRESRAVADRERREKQAVVEQWRRDEQAPREWRERARTRRTAEEVPSKPLPPWRSLTPTGLNPGSRGGLPAEHTSSPPL; translated from the exons ATGGAAGGAAGCAGCTCCTGCAAGGTTCCCCCCGGGGCGGCCGACCCGGACAGCTGCGCTGCTCAAGTTAGGAGCACGCCTGCTGCCCTCTCCAGAGAGGTTCACAAGGCTGTGAAGGGGGTCATCTTTTCTTCCTCGTCGATTTTAGACTTGAGTCAAAGTGGTCTTCGCCATTTAGGAGAGATCTTTAAAATTCCCAACCTTAAA CAATTGCATCTTCAAAGAAATGCCCTCTGCGAGATTCCTAAAGATTTCTTCCAGTTACTGCCAAACCTGACTTGGCTGGACCTCCGCTATAACAGAATTAAAGCGCTTCCTTCTGGGATTGGGTCTCACAA gcaTTTGAAAACTTTGCTTTTAGAAAGAAATCCTATCAAAATGTTACCTGTGGAGCTGG tgGTTTCCATGTTTCTAGGTGGGATTACCTTTGGCTTATCTTACTTGGTTGATGAACGTCCTGGAAGTTACACTGATGTCTGTCTCCAAAGCCGGGTGTCCTCACGTAGCGCTCTGCTCACGCCCTGGTCCTCTGGGGCTCTCGCTACGTTCCGTGGGTCAGCATACGTGCTGCTGCTCCACAGGCCTCTGCAGGCTCCTGATTTCATCGTTCTTCTCTCTGATCGTCAGA GGAACGTGACCTCACTGAAAGCGCTGAACCTGAGACACTGTCCTCTGGAGTTCCCCGGTCCGCTCGTGGTGCAGAAGGGACTGGGCGCTATCCTGGCCTTCCTGCAGATCTACGCTGCCCAGCATTCTGCCCCCCAAGATTTAACTTCCCGAG CGATCTCACCAGTTACAACGATGAGCCTAAGTGAGCTGTCACAGCCCTCGTTGTATTTATCTGAAGAAGAAACTGTGCCTGACCCAGATGCCATTAATTCCCAGGATCAGAATGGGTTGTTACAAGAAAAGGCAGACTTTTTCCCGCCTGTTGAGAAGCTAGACCTGAGTGAGCTGAGAAAGTCCGCCGACTCCTCGGAAGACTGGCCGGGTGAGGAAGAAATCAAGCGCTTCTGGAAGCTGAGGCAGGAGCTCGTTGAGCACGAACAGGCCGAAGTGCTCGCAAACCAGCTCCTAGCGATGGAGTTACCTCCAAATCTCAGGGCGGCGCTGAACACGAAGGATGGAGAGCACGCCAGCCCGAGACGCGTGTTCAG CGTGTGCCATCCGAGGCTGAGTGGGCATCGCAAGGGCTGTGATTGTAGAAGGAAGACACCCTCCGTCAGGAGTGTCCTACCTGCCCTGGCACCACCGCAGCGCGCGGGGCTTCCCACCAGGAGGCCCCGGGAGAGCAGGGCCGTGGCCGACCGGGAGCGCCGGGAGAAGCAGGCGGTGGTGGAGCAGTGGAGACG AGATGAACAAGCACCGCGGGAGTGGAGGGAGCGCGCCCGGACCAGGAGGACCGCGGAGGAAGTGCCGAGCAAGCCCCTGCCTCCGTGGCGAAGTCTG ACCCCCACGGGTCTGAACCCAGGCAGCCGGGGCGGCCTGCCCGCGGAGCACAccagctcccctcccctgtgA
- the LRRC27 gene encoding leucine-rich repeat-containing protein 27 isoform X4 has product MEGSSSCKVPPGAADPDSCAAQVRSTPAALSREVHKAVKGVIFSSSSILDLSQSGLRHLGEIFKIPNLKQLHLQRNALCEIPKDFFQLLPNLTWLDLRYNRIKALPSGIGSHKHLKTLLLERNPIKMLPVELVVSMFLGGITFGLSYLVDERPGSYTDVCLQSRVSSRSALLTPWSSGALATFRGSAYVLLLHRPLQAPDFIVLLSDRQRNVTSLKALNLRHCPLEFPGPLVVQKGLGAILAFLQIYAAQHSAPQDLTSRAISPVTTMSLSELSQPSLYLSEEETVPDPDAINSQDQNGLLQEKADFFPPVEKLDLSELRKSADSSEDWPGEEEIKRFWKLRQELVEHEQAEVLANQLLAMELPPNLRAALNTKDGEHASPRRVFSVCHPRLSGHRKGCDCRRKTPSVRSVLPALAPPQRAGLPTRRPRESRAVADRERREKQAVVEQWRRSADHPSLLCSGPQEAVQHGPCPQHPSVPLLAGLGQWGAPTGGWKGGGEGGQGLYSPHSSL; this is encoded by the exons ATGGAAGGAAGCAGCTCCTGCAAGGTTCCCCCCGGGGCGGCCGACCCGGACAGCTGCGCTGCTCAAGTTAGGAGCACGCCTGCTGCCCTCTCCAGAGAGGTTCACAAGGCTGTGAAGGGGGTCATCTTTTCTTCCTCGTCGATTTTAGACTTGAGTCAAAGTGGTCTTCGCCATTTAGGAGAGATCTTTAAAATTCCCAACCTTAAA CAATTGCATCTTCAAAGAAATGCCCTCTGCGAGATTCCTAAAGATTTCTTCCAGTTACTGCCAAACCTGACTTGGCTGGACCTCCGCTATAACAGAATTAAAGCGCTTCCTTCTGGGATTGGGTCTCACAA gcaTTTGAAAACTTTGCTTTTAGAAAGAAATCCTATCAAAATGTTACCTGTGGAGCTGG tgGTTTCCATGTTTCTAGGTGGGATTACCTTTGGCTTATCTTACTTGGTTGATGAACGTCCTGGAAGTTACACTGATGTCTGTCTCCAAAGCCGGGTGTCCTCACGTAGCGCTCTGCTCACGCCCTGGTCCTCTGGGGCTCTCGCTACGTTCCGTGGGTCAGCATACGTGCTGCTGCTCCACAGGCCTCTGCAGGCTCCTGATTTCATCGTTCTTCTCTCTGATCGTCAGA GGAACGTGACCTCACTGAAAGCGCTGAACCTGAGACACTGTCCTCTGGAGTTCCCCGGTCCGCTCGTGGTGCAGAAGGGACTGGGCGCTATCCTGGCCTTCCTGCAGATCTACGCTGCCCAGCATTCTGCCCCCCAAGATTTAACTTCCCGAG CGATCTCACCAGTTACAACGATGAGCCTAAGTGAGCTGTCACAGCCCTCGTTGTATTTATCTGAAGAAGAAACTGTGCCTGACCCAGATGCCATTAATTCCCAGGATCAGAATGGGTTGTTACAAGAAAAGGCAGACTTTTTCCCGCCTGTTGAGAAGCTAGACCTGAGTGAGCTGAGAAAGTCCGCCGACTCCTCGGAAGACTGGCCGGGTGAGGAAGAAATCAAGCGCTTCTGGAAGCTGAGGCAGGAGCTCGTTGAGCACGAACAGGCCGAAGTGCTCGCAAACCAGCTCCTAGCGATGGAGTTACCTCCAAATCTCAGGGCGGCGCTGAACACGAAGGATGGAGAGCACGCCAGCCCGAGACGCGTGTTCAG CGTGTGCCATCCGAGGCTGAGTGGGCATCGCAAGGGCTGTGATTGTAGAAGGAAGACACCCTCCGTCAGGAGTGTCCTACCTGCCCTGGCACCACCGCAGCGCGCGGGGCTTCCCACCAGGAGGCCCCGGGAGAGCAGGGCCGTGGCCGACCGGGAGCGCCGGGAGAAGCAGGCGGTGGTGGAGCAGTGGAGACG CTCCGCCGACCACCCGTCTCTACTGTGCTCTGGGCCCCAGGAGGCCGTCCAGCATGGACCGTGTCCACAGCACCCCAGTGTCCCTCTCCTGGCTGGGCTTGGCCAGTGGGGGGCCCCCACAGGAGGttggaaaggagggggagagggagggcagggtctttattccccccactcctccctgtGA